From Anaeromusa acidaminophila DSM 3853, a single genomic window includes:
- the rsmD gene encoding 16S rRNA (guanine(966)-N(2))-methyltransferase RsmD, whose amino-acid sequence MRIITGSAKGKRLKAPSGLKTRPTTDRVKESLFSIIQEFLSGARILDLFAGTGNLGLEALSRGAVHAIFVDQAQECSRLIRENATYTNLFNRCDVWRIQALEALARCKREQLAFDIIFCDPPYNQGHPLQILHFIDENPALLPNGLLILEHSRHESLPENLDRLELRRQEQYGETMISFFKMPAHKEDLS is encoded by the coding sequence ATGCGTATCATTACAGGTTCAGCCAAAGGAAAGCGCCTCAAAGCGCCGTCAGGCTTAAAAACCCGTCCTACTACAGACCGGGTTAAAGAATCCTTATTTTCCATTATCCAAGAGTTCCTTTCCGGCGCACGCATTCTAGACTTATTTGCCGGAACCGGTAATTTGGGACTGGAAGCTCTCAGTCGCGGCGCAGTCCATGCTATTTTCGTAGACCAAGCGCAAGAATGCAGTCGCTTGATTCGAGAAAATGCCACTTACACCAATTTATTTAATCGTTGTGATGTCTGGCGCATACAAGCTTTAGAAGCTTTAGCGCGTTGCAAAAGAGAGCAACTCGCTTTCGATATTATTTTTTGCGACCCTCCCTATAACCAAGGACATCCGCTACAAATTCTTCATTTTATTGATGAAAACCCAGCATTATTACCAAACGGACTTTTAATCCTCGAACATTCAAGGCATGAATCGCTCCCTGAAAATTTAGACCGTTTGGAATTGCGCCGTCAAGAACAATATGGCGAAACCATGATTAGCTTTTTTAAAATGCCAGCACATAAGGAGGACCTTTCGTGA
- the coaD gene encoding pantetheine-phosphate adenylyltransferase: MKIAVCPGSFDPVTNGHVDIFERASSMYDRLIIAVFRNPGKNPLFNMDERVRLLKEATQHIPNVEVDSFSGLLTDFVLQKDSRIIVRGLRALSDFEYEFQRALLIKCVRPEIETVFMMTSSEYSFVSSSGIKELAQFGGDISKLVPPMLYDEITQRCRELAARKTS, encoded by the coding sequence GTGAAGATTGCAGTTTGTCCGGGCAGTTTCGATCCGGTTACCAACGGACATGTTGATATTTTCGAACGCGCCAGCAGTATGTACGACCGCTTGATTATCGCTGTATTTCGCAATCCCGGGAAAAATCCGTTATTCAACATGGACGAACGGGTTCGTCTATTAAAAGAAGCTACTCAACATATTCCCAACGTCGAAGTCGACTCTTTCTCCGGCTTGCTCACCGATTTTGTTTTACAAAAAGACAGCCGCATCATTGTACGCGGGTTGCGCGCTCTCAGTGATTTCGAATATGAGTTTCAGCGCGCACTTCTCATCAAGTGTGTTCGTCCTGAAATTGAAACTGTTTTTATGATGACATCTAGTGAATATTCCTTTGTCAGTTCTAGCGGCATCAAGGAATTAGCTCAATTTGGCGGAGATATTTCCAAACTAGTCCCCCCTATGCTATACGACGAAATCACCCAACGTTGCCGGGAACTGGCTGCCCGGAAAACATCGTAA
- a CDS encoding DUF4127 family protein: MNRQVFRWLPFTVALLVFLLVIPATGITPPPISHPAPANKSSLRILLLPLDSRPPCTDFVVELAQLAGMQVILPPMELLDHYRRPADPGKLAAWVAAILKEEKPDAVILSTDMLVHGSLLASRQRIGKKEQEQQLLHWLTQWHKEYPDIPLYAFSIIPRLLLADDSPFQIYQYHLKKYSVWADEVGWFDNPDDVQTLLAMEKRLPEELKSEYAALYEQNLAFNRSLIDLAASGTLQMLILGQDDGFPFGLPNQEKEQLAQYAAQKKTHSVEVTRGTDEVALSLLGKIISQQRPQAATAEIRYSRPDVPGMIMPYMPHSIASTAKEKLVLSGVLPATEGQADFILYIHAGRKGDSPWKQLTPAREIAKLLQEGKSVALVDLSEDFSSLNTIYPWLVLLDVPVNQLTAYAGWNTTSNSLGTIVTHALAVLQGQASTTKKASFLGERFLDDWYYQKTIQSRLNRWLLAKRQDPYSLKQNYAEANFRLQRHLQSSVVHLGRYDFPSSSGATLPLRRYDATAKTPWERTFEASIELKVQ; this comes from the coding sequence ATGAATAGACAGGTTTTTCGTTGGCTTCCTTTTACCGTCGCCTTGCTTGTTTTTCTCTTAGTTATTCCTGCAACAGGAATAACTCCGCCGCCGATATCCCATCCCGCTCCGGCCAACAAATCATCCCTTCGCATTCTGCTGCTCCCCCTCGACAGCCGGCCTCCTTGTACGGATTTTGTTGTCGAATTAGCGCAACTAGCAGGCATGCAAGTCATCTTGCCTCCCATGGAGCTGCTTGATCATTATCGTCGTCCGGCAGACCCGGGGAAATTGGCAGCCTGGGTAGCCGCTATATTGAAGGAAGAAAAGCCGGATGCGGTTATTCTTTCTACCGATATGCTGGTTCATGGCAGCCTTCTGGCCTCCCGGCAGCGCATCGGCAAAAAAGAGCAAGAACAGCAACTGCTTCACTGGCTGACGCAATGGCACAAAGAATATCCAGACATACCGCTATACGCCTTCAGCATCATTCCCAGACTGCTATTAGCTGATGACAGTCCGTTTCAGATCTACCAATATCACCTGAAAAAATATTCCGTTTGGGCTGATGAAGTCGGCTGGTTTGACAATCCCGACGACGTACAGACGCTTCTGGCTATGGAAAAGAGACTGCCAGAGGAATTAAAATCAGAATACGCCGCTCTCTACGAACAGAATTTAGCCTTCAATCGCTCGCTCATTGATTTGGCCGCTTCCGGAACCTTACAAATGCTAATTTTGGGCCAAGATGACGGCTTCCCTTTTGGTCTTCCCAACCAAGAAAAAGAACAATTAGCGCAGTACGCCGCACAGAAGAAAACTCATTCCGTCGAAGTTACACGCGGCACCGACGAAGTGGCTCTCTCTCTTTTGGGCAAAATCATTTCCCAGCAGCGTCCGCAAGCCGCCACGGCAGAAATCCGTTATTCTCGTCCAGACGTACCAGGCATGATCATGCCGTATATGCCTCATTCGATTGCCTCAACCGCTAAAGAAAAACTGGTTCTTAGCGGCGTCCTCCCCGCTACGGAGGGCCAAGCGGATTTCATTCTCTATATTCATGCCGGACGCAAAGGCGACTCTCCTTGGAAACAACTAACACCAGCCAGGGAAATAGCCAAGCTACTGCAAGAAGGCAAGTCTGTCGCGCTAGTCGACCTTAGTGAAGATTTTTCCTCGCTAAATACAATCTATCCTTGGCTGGTACTGCTGGATGTTCCCGTAAACCAATTAACCGCTTATGCCGGTTGGAATACTACTAGCAACTCTTTAGGAACGATTGTGACGCACGCCCTGGCCGTATTGCAGGGCCAAGCCTCTACGACAAAAAAAGCTTCTTTTCTGGGCGAACGTTTCCTCGATGACTGGTATTATCAAAAAACCATTCAAAGCCGCTTAAATCGCTGGCTACTCGCCAAACGTCAAGATCCTTATTCCCTAAAGCAAAACTACGCGGAAGCCAATTTTCGCCTGCAACGCCATTTGCAAAGCAGCGTTGTGCATCTGGGTCGTTACGACTTTCCCTCCTCCTCAGGCGCTACATTACCGTTGCGCAGATATGACGCCACTGCTAAAACGCCCTGGGAACGGACCTTTGAAGCTTCAATCGAGCTAAAAGTCCAGTAA
- a CDS encoding C40 family peptidase, producing the protein MKYCNKITWLCFGFLLFSLFFFSNAEAASLRQGDRGEQVQWIQERLEDLGYEVGEADGVFGEETRQAVIQFQLSRGLDADGVVGAGTLYALQQRQAAVEVSRGFGRRGAQIVQMAQQYMGTPYVWGGSSPGGFDCSGFIYYIYGQFGISLPRMSDGQFEVGRAISGDNLLPGDLVFFTTYEPGASHVGIYLGGGRFIHASSAAGEVTITPLGKSYYQERYLGARRVW; encoded by the coding sequence ATGAAGTATTGTAACAAAATAACATGGTTATGCTTTGGTTTCCTTTTGTTTTCTCTCTTCTTTTTTTCTAATGCGGAAGCGGCTTCCTTGCGTCAAGGAGATCGCGGCGAGCAGGTACAGTGGATTCAAGAAAGGCTGGAAGACTTGGGGTATGAGGTAGGGGAAGCGGACGGAGTTTTCGGTGAGGAGACCCGCCAAGCGGTGATTCAATTTCAGCTAAGTAGAGGCCTTGATGCGGACGGAGTTGTAGGAGCTGGTACTTTATACGCGTTACAGCAACGGCAGGCTGCAGTTGAAGTAAGTCGCGGCTTTGGACGTAGAGGCGCGCAAATTGTACAAATGGCTCAACAATACATGGGTACTCCCTATGTATGGGGAGGAAGCAGTCCAGGCGGTTTTGATTGTTCTGGTTTTATCTATTACATATATGGCCAGTTCGGTATTTCCTTACCGCGTATGAGCGATGGACAGTTTGAAGTGGGTCGGGCGATTTCAGGAGATAATCTTTTGCCTGGAGATTTGGTTTTCTTTACTACTTATGAACCGGGCGCTTCTCATGTGGGAATTTATCTTGGCGGAGGCCGTTTTATCCATGCCAGTTCAGCGGCAGGCGAAGTGACGATTACGCCCTTAGGCAAATCGTACTATCAAGAACGTTATTTAGGAGCTCGGCGAGTTTGGTAA
- the zwf gene encoding glucose-6-phosphate dehydrogenase: protein MSASPAIFLCEPFTKSCGELQPEPCGLVIFGASGDLTRRKLLPSLWRLYQRRRLPARFYILGCARSAYTPEEFRLSLQKEFPTDSINAAEFTAFFNHIDYLAGDYNSPVFYEELKDKLKHLDEYHQLKGNHLFYLATPPNLTEDIVSGLGNCGLAAQHTSSLPLRWSRLIVEKPFGTSLSTALALNHILYQHWTEDQIYRIDHYLGKETVQNILVTRFANLFFAPLWNQQYIEHVQITVSEDLGVEKRAGYYEQAGALRDMFQNHMLQLLAMVAMEPPAIFNADRYRDEKVKVLRAIRSLTEEDIATSVVRGQYTVSEKALGYKEEAGVAANSSTETFVALKLYVDNWRWAGVPFYLRSGKRLAARCTEIAITFKEVPHSIFSPLTPQDLTQNTLVFTIQPEEGIHVNLQAKRPGPKLCMSQLKLHVRYHELDHQQDSMDAYERLLLDAICGDQTLFVRNDDIEAAWSVFQPVLDCWREKPHHSPLHEYPCGSQGPMPASSLFPSGHAGWRNIPGGSS from the coding sequence ATGTCTGCATCTCCTGCTATTTTTCTTTGCGAACCATTCACCAAGTCTTGTGGAGAACTGCAGCCGGAACCCTGCGGCTTAGTTATTTTCGGAGCTTCCGGCGATTTGACGCGCCGGAAGCTTCTTCCCTCTTTATGGCGTCTCTACCAGCGTCGACGTCTTCCGGCCCGCTTCTATATTCTCGGCTGCGCTCGCAGCGCCTATACGCCGGAAGAGTTCCGCCTAAGCCTGCAAAAAGAATTTCCTACGGACTCAATAAATGCCGCTGAGTTCACTGCCTTCTTCAATCATATTGATTATCTGGCTGGCGACTATAACAGCCCTGTATTTTATGAAGAATTGAAGGACAAGTTGAAACATCTGGATGAATATCATCAGCTAAAAGGAAATCATCTTTTCTATCTGGCAACGCCCCCAAACCTAACAGAAGATATTGTGTCCGGTTTAGGCAACTGCGGTCTTGCAGCACAGCACACCTCTTCTTTACCGCTGCGTTGGTCGCGCCTAATTGTAGAAAAGCCTTTTGGAACTTCCCTGTCTACAGCGCTAGCGCTCAACCACATCCTATATCAACATTGGACCGAAGATCAAATTTACCGCATCGACCACTATTTAGGTAAAGAAACCGTACAAAACATTTTAGTGACCCGTTTTGCCAACCTATTTTTCGCGCCTCTCTGGAATCAGCAATATATTGAGCACGTTCAAATCACTGTTTCTGAAGATCTGGGCGTAGAAAAAAGAGCCGGTTATTATGAGCAAGCCGGCGCCTTGCGTGACATGTTTCAAAATCACATGCTGCAGCTTTTAGCGATGGTCGCAATGGAACCGCCAGCTATCTTCAACGCGGATCGCTATCGAGACGAAAAAGTTAAGGTTCTGCGCGCCATCCGTTCTTTAACAGAAGAAGACATTGCCACATCTGTCGTTCGCGGCCAATATACAGTTTCCGAGAAAGCTCTCGGTTATAAAGAGGAAGCAGGGGTCGCTGCAAATTCTTCAACCGAAACGTTTGTCGCTCTTAAATTGTACGTTGATAATTGGCGTTGGGCCGGCGTCCCCTTTTATTTGCGTTCAGGAAAGCGTCTAGCCGCTCGCTGCACAGAAATAGCTATTACCTTTAAAGAAGTCCCGCACAGCATTTTCTCCCCCCTTACGCCTCAAGATTTGACGCAAAACACCTTGGTCTTCACCATACAACCAGAAGAAGGCATTCATGTGAACCTTCAGGCGAAACGCCCTGGACCCAAGCTTTGCATGAGCCAGTTAAAGCTCCATGTACGCTATCATGAGCTCGACCATCAACAAGACAGTATGGATGCTTACGAACGCCTTTTGCTCGACGCCATCTGCGGTGATCAGACCTTGTTCGTACGCAATGATGACATCGAAGCAGCTTGGTCCGTTTTCCAGCCAGTTCTTGATTGCTGGCGAGAAAAGCCGCACCACTCCCCCCTGCATGAGTATCCCTGCGGAAGCCAAGGACCTATGCCGGCGTCTTCCTTGTTTCCTTCCGGTCATGCTGGCTGGAGGAATATTCCAGGAGGTTCTTCATGA
- the pgl gene encoding 6-phosphogluconolactonase, translating to MRWHCIPEASLLFQEAVLQLETTIRHLLQKENRPLTLFLSGGSTPLSLYQQWLASSQLSPEEWEQIHFFWGDERMVPSQDPRSNAGSAARVFLAPLGISPQNIHYYPATGSAANRAKRHETYLRCFLNRLASKGPDILLLGMGADGHTASLFPYSRSLRTQRWCVDAPSPIDATRRLTLTLPFLNRSSYIFLLATGSAKHQLLRNWPQRPLPSAAVPAYSLRQQNLHIFCDLPS from the coding sequence ATGAGGTGGCACTGCATTCCAGAGGCATCGCTATTATTTCAAGAAGCGGTTCTGCAATTGGAAACAACAATTCGTCACTTATTGCAAAAAGAAAACCGCCCTCTCACCTTATTCTTATCGGGCGGTTCTACGCCGTTATCTCTTTATCAGCAATGGCTGGCGTCTTCACAGCTTTCACCCGAAGAATGGGAACAAATTCATTTTTTCTGGGGTGATGAAAGAATGGTGCCGTCCCAAGATCCTCGCAGCAACGCCGGTTCAGCCGCGCGCGTTTTTCTTGCTCCCCTTGGGATCTCCCCCCAGAACATTCATTACTATCCCGCCACAGGATCCGCCGCTAACCGCGCCAAGCGGCATGAAACATATCTTCGTTGCTTTTTAAACCGCCTAGCTAGCAAGGGGCCGGATATTTTACTTCTCGGCATGGGCGCTGACGGTCACACTGCGTCTTTATTTCCCTACAGCCGCTCACTACGCACGCAACGCTGGTGTGTCGATGCGCCATCCCCCATTGACGCCACACGACGTTTAACCTTGACCTTGCCTTTTTTAAACCGCAGCAGCTATATCTTTCTTTTGGCTACAGGTTCCGCCAAACACCAACTGCTGCGAAACTGGCCCCAACGTCCTCTGCCGTCTGCAGCCGTACCGGCGTACTCTTTGCGGCAGCAGAATTTGCATATCTTTTGCGATTTACCATCTTAA
- the fusA gene encoding elongation factor G has protein sequence MKEYQSDKLRSVSLISHGGAGKTSLAEAILFTAGAVTRLGRVDEGNSTTDYEPEEIKRKVTISTALAPCEWQGGKITFLDTPGYADFVADVKGSLRAVDAAVVVLCAASGVEVDTEKVWRFAGSEGLPRLLFVNKMDRENADFAGAIAEIKEKLSQRAIPLFWPIGAEDEFSGIIDVLSGKAYLLVEGKLTEGPVPVELASVLDDVRQGTLETIAETDDALLNKYLEGNELTTEELYGALQCGIAKAELFPVFCGSAYRNIGVQQLLDGINAYVPDGAQRSVLGTDPRTEEPVERVAADPFSALVFKTTADPFVGRLSFLRVFSGSLKPDSTLYNASKEKSERIGNIFTMRGKQQEQLTTAHAGDIVVVAKMQETATGDSLCSKEEPILFEPIEYPKAMYTVAIAAKNKGDEDKLGGALARMRDEDPTLRTSKTGEGGQLLLSGIGELHLDIMAERMKRKFGVEVVVKTPKVPYRETIRSTVKVEGKHKKQSGGHGQYGHVWLQLDPLPPGQKFEFVDSIFGGAVPRQYIPAVEKGVRDAMQGGVLAGFPLVDVKVTLYDGSYHTVDSSEMAFKVASGMALKKGVLQAKPVLLEPICNIEVKVPESCMGDVIGDLNSKRGRVLGMEPIGQGKSLVKAQAPQAELFRYAIDLRSMTQGRGSFDMEFSHYEEVPNKLAETLIASTKKEEPVT, from the coding sequence GTGAAAGAGTATCAAAGCGACAAGCTCAGGAGTGTTAGCCTCATCTCACATGGCGGCGCAGGCAAGACGTCACTGGCGGAAGCAATTTTGTTTACCGCTGGAGCGGTAACTCGCCTGGGCCGCGTAGATGAGGGGAATTCCACTACCGATTATGAACCTGAGGAAATTAAGCGCAAAGTTACGATTAGTACTGCTTTGGCGCCTTGTGAATGGCAGGGCGGAAAAATTACCTTTCTGGATACTCCTGGTTATGCAGATTTTGTTGCCGATGTGAAAGGCTCTCTCCGCGCGGTGGATGCAGCGGTAGTTGTTCTTTGTGCGGCATCCGGCGTGGAAGTGGATACGGAAAAAGTTTGGCGTTTTGCTGGCAGTGAGGGATTACCAAGATTATTGTTTGTCAATAAAATGGACCGCGAAAATGCGGATTTTGCAGGAGCTATTGCGGAGATTAAAGAAAAACTTAGCCAACGGGCCATCCCTTTATTTTGGCCTATAGGCGCTGAAGATGAATTTTCCGGCATCATCGATGTATTGAGCGGCAAAGCTTATTTGCTTGTAGAAGGCAAATTGACGGAAGGGCCAGTTCCCGTAGAATTGGCAAGCGTTCTTGACGACGTGCGGCAAGGAACGCTGGAAACGATAGCCGAGACCGATGACGCCTTACTAAATAAATACCTGGAAGGAAATGAATTGACGACCGAGGAATTATATGGCGCGTTACAATGCGGTATTGCCAAAGCCGAATTATTTCCGGTTTTTTGCGGTTCCGCATATCGCAATATCGGGGTACAGCAGCTTTTGGATGGCATTAACGCGTATGTTCCAGATGGGGCGCAGCGCAGTGTTCTAGGAACTGATCCGCGCACAGAGGAACCGGTAGAACGTGTTGCGGCCGACCCATTTTCGGCCTTGGTTTTTAAAACGACAGCCGATCCGTTTGTAGGACGATTAAGTTTCTTGCGTGTATTTTCCGGTTCTTTGAAACCGGACAGCACTTTGTATAATGCAAGCAAAGAAAAGAGTGAACGCATTGGTAATATTTTCACCATGCGAGGTAAACAGCAAGAGCAGCTGACCACGGCGCATGCCGGTGATATTGTAGTGGTTGCAAAAATGCAGGAAACAGCTACAGGAGATAGTCTGTGCAGCAAAGAAGAACCCATTTTATTCGAGCCCATCGAGTATCCCAAGGCAATGTATACGGTGGCAATTGCGGCTAAGAACAAAGGAGATGAAGATAAACTGGGTGGCGCGTTAGCGAGGATGCGCGACGAGGATCCTACGTTACGCACATCCAAAACCGGCGAAGGCGGTCAATTGCTGCTTAGCGGTATTGGCGAATTGCATTTGGATATTATGGCTGAGCGGATGAAACGGAAATTTGGCGTAGAGGTTGTGGTGAAAACACCGAAAGTTCCTTATCGGGAGACCATTCGCAGCACTGTGAAAGTGGAAGGAAAACATAAAAAGCAAAGTGGCGGTCATGGGCAATATGGTCATGTGTGGCTGCAATTAGATCCCTTGCCGCCGGGACAAAAATTTGAATTTGTTGATTCTATTTTCGGCGGTGCTGTGCCAAGACAATACATTCCGGCGGTAGAAAAAGGCGTGCGCGATGCCATGCAGGGCGGCGTATTAGCTGGTTTTCCGCTGGTAGACGTGAAGGTTACTTTGTATGACGGATCTTACCATACGGTGGATTCTTCAGAAATGGCATTCAAGGTAGCTAGCGGCATGGCTTTGAAAAAAGGCGTACTCCAAGCCAAGCCGGTTTTACTGGAACCCATTTGCAATATAGAAGTGAAGGTGCCGGAAAGCTGCATGGGCGATGTGATCGGTGATTTGAATAGCAAACGCGGGCGCGTACTGGGTATGGAGCCAATCGGGCAAGGAAAAAGCCTAGTTAAGGCGCAGGCGCCGCAAGCGGAACTTTTCCGTTATGCTATTGATTTGCGATCTATGACCCAGGGGCGTGGTTCTTTTGATATGGAGTTCTCGCATTATGAAGAGGTTCCCAATAAGCTGGCGGAAACGCTGATTGCTTCCACGAAAAAGGAAGAACCAGTTACCTAA
- a CDS encoding cob(I)yrinic acid a,c-diamide adenosyltransferase has translation MSVYTKTGDKGTTALLSGERVDKDCLRVEAYGSVDEISSALGLARAQAISAEVKETTLSVQKLLMLVMAEMASVDGAVYVKPEEISKLEAAIDRFQAQLPPLSSFIIPGDTVAAAALDLARTVTRRAERQFVRLRRSETVSETLGIVLNRISDLCFVMARFEAEVAGK, from the coding sequence ATGAGCGTATATACGAAAACTGGTGACAAAGGTACGACAGCTCTTTTGAGCGGCGAGCGAGTGGATAAGGATTGCTTGCGCGTGGAGGCCTATGGCTCGGTTGATGAAATCAGTTCGGCGTTAGGATTGGCACGGGCTCAGGCAATATCGGCGGAAGTAAAGGAAACTACGCTGTCGGTACAGAAGCTGTTAATGTTGGTGATGGCCGAAATGGCCAGCGTTGATGGCGCTGTATACGTAAAACCGGAAGAGATCAGCAAATTGGAAGCGGCTATTGATCGGTTTCAAGCGCAACTGCCTCCGTTGAGTTCTTTTATTATTCCTGGCGATACCGTAGCAGCTGCAGCCCTAGATTTGGCGCGAACCGTTACGCGACGAGCGGAACGTCAGTTTGTGCGTTTACGGCGAAGCGAAACTGTATCGGAAACGCTTGGTATTGTATTGAACCGGATTTCTGATTTGTGCTTTGTTATGGCTCGATTTGAAGCGGAAGTTGCAGGAAAATAG
- the ndk gene encoding nucleoside-diphosphate kinase, with protein MEKTLVLLKPDAVRRGLCGAILGRFEQKGLQVSALRMLNFNEALVREHYQEHVEKAFFPELAAYILSGPVVAIVLTGPRAVEQVRRLVGSTDPLQAGAGTIRGDYALNVTENVVHASDSPASASVEIARFFPEYKKEGA; from the coding sequence ATGGAAAAGACACTAGTGCTTTTGAAACCTGATGCGGTGCGGCGCGGACTTTGCGGTGCTATTTTGGGCCGCTTTGAGCAGAAGGGATTGCAAGTATCAGCCCTGCGTATGCTGAACTTTAACGAGGCTTTAGTACGGGAGCACTATCAGGAACATGTGGAAAAAGCGTTCTTTCCAGAGCTTGCCGCGTATATCCTGTCAGGCCCGGTAGTGGCTATTGTTTTGACGGGGCCGCGGGCTGTAGAGCAAGTGCGGCGCCTTGTGGGCTCTACTGATCCCTTGCAGGCGGGAGCTGGGACGATTCGCGGCGATTATGCGTTAAATGTAACGGAAAATGTGGTGCATGCTTCAGATAGTCCCGCTAGTGCTAGTGTAGAGATTGCGCGTTTTTTTCCAGAGTATAAAAAAGAGGGGGCATAA
- a CDS encoding gamma carbonic anhydrase family protein: MSNNDKLEAFAGKTPQLGQKVFVANGARVIGDVTLEDNVNIWHNAVLRGDVHPIFIGANTNIQDNSTVHVMHDYPAIIGRDVTVGHNAIVHGCKVGNNCLIGMGAILLSYCEIGDNCIVAAGSLVPERKVIPSGSLVMGSPAKVVRSLTEEDIAALQASAQSYVELAAKYMNNKE, translated from the coding sequence ATGAGTAATAACGATAAGCTGGAAGCCTTTGCAGGCAAGACTCCGCAATTGGGGCAGAAGGTGTTTGTGGCGAATGGCGCGCGTGTAATTGGTGATGTAACCTTGGAAGATAATGTTAATATTTGGCATAATGCCGTGTTGCGAGGCGATGTACATCCAATTTTTATTGGCGCTAACACCAACATCCAAGATAACAGTACCGTGCATGTTATGCATGATTATCCGGCCATTATTGGACGAGATGTTACCGTAGGTCATAACGCGATTGTGCATGGCTGCAAAGTGGGGAATAATTGTCTTATCGGTATGGGCGCTATTTTATTGAGTTATTGCGAGATTGGCGATAATTGTATAGTGGCCGCCGGTTCCTTGGTGCCGGAGCGAAAAGTGATCCCCTCTGGTTCGTTGGTAATGGGGTCGCCGGCCAAGGTGGTTCGTTCTCTTACCGAAGAAGATATTGCAGCGTTGCAGGCGTCGGCTCAATCGTATGTAGAATTAGCGGCGAAGTATATGAATAACAAGGAGTGA
- a CDS encoding M42 family metallopeptidase, producing the protein MEEKVQWLKQLSEADGVSGFEGEVKELLKEKLAGCSEISYDKTGSVLFRAHGGQGGPKIMLAAHMDEIGFLVKHITKEGFLKFTNLGGWWDHVMLGQRVMVLTSKGSRVPGVVGSKPPHILSPEERKKLVDRKDMYIDVGAADEKEAKEIFGIRPGDPVVPQGEFAVMANPDFLIGKAWDNRVGCAIMAEVLLQLSKEKHPNEVYGAGTVQEEVGLRGAQTSAAAIKPDLAFIIDTCVAGDTPGVTPEQASAKLGQGVAVTFYDASMIPHTPLRNWIIEMAEKEKIPFQLGFSEGGGTDAGKVHLYGDGVPSLVLSVPTRYIHSHHGIIHRKDYESAVQLLCAALRKLDQKEYEELLQQ; encoded by the coding sequence ATGGAAGAGAAAGTGCAGTGGTTGAAACAGTTGTCGGAGGCGGATGGCGTATCTGGTTTTGAAGGCGAAGTAAAGGAGCTGTTGAAGGAGAAACTGGCTGGATGCAGTGAAATTTCCTATGATAAAACAGGGAGTGTGCTTTTTCGAGCTCACGGCGGCCAAGGCGGCCCCAAGATTATGCTAGCGGCGCATATGGATGAAATTGGTTTTTTAGTGAAGCATATTACGAAGGAAGGTTTTTTGAAATTTACCAATCTGGGAGGTTGGTGGGATCATGTCATGTTAGGCCAGCGAGTTATGGTGCTGACTTCTAAAGGATCTCGCGTTCCTGGCGTGGTCGGCAGTAAGCCGCCGCACATTTTAAGCCCGGAAGAACGAAAAAAGCTTGTAGATCGCAAAGATATGTACATTGACGTGGGTGCTGCCGATGAAAAAGAAGCCAAAGAGATCTTTGGCATTCGACCGGGGGACCCCGTCGTACCGCAGGGAGAATTTGCCGTTATGGCTAATCCTGATTTTTTAATAGGCAAGGCTTGGGATAATCGGGTGGGTTGCGCTATTATGGCGGAAGTGCTTTTGCAACTGAGCAAAGAGAAGCATCCAAATGAAGTTTATGGCGCTGGCACGGTCCAGGAAGAAGTGGGTTTGCGTGGCGCCCAGACGAGCGCCGCGGCGATAAAACCGGATCTTGCGTTTATCATTGATACCTGCGTGGCTGGTGATACGCCGGGGGTAACTCCGGAACAAGCATCGGCTAAGTTGGGGCAGGGCGTGGCGGTTACTTTTTATGACGCCTCCATGATTCCCCATACTCCGTTGCGTAACTGGATAATTGAGATGGCGGAAAAGGAGAAGATTCCCTTTCAGTTGGGCTTTTCCGAAGGAGGCGGCACCGATGCCGGCAAGGTGCATCTCTATGGCGACGGCGTGCCTAGCTTGGTATTGAGCGTACCGACGCGGTATATTCATAGCCATCATGGCATTATTCATCGCAAAGATTATGAATCAGCGGTGCAATTGCTTTGCGCCGCACTGCGCAAGCTGGATCAGAAAGAATACGAGGAGCTGTTACAACAATGA
- a CDS encoding ArsR/SmtB family transcription factor: MDTNTKAYLDLAELLKALAHPLRLCIVRGLLQKGGCNVSHMQECLGAPQSTISQHLQKLRAAGIITGTRKGLEVQYQVSDPIVVKLIHVLFPDSK; the protein is encoded by the coding sequence ATGGATACCAATACAAAAGCTTATCTCGATTTAGCCGAGCTGTTAAAAGCGCTGGCCCACCCCTTGCGCCTATGCATAGTCCGCGGCCTGCTTCAAAAAGGCGGCTGCAACGTCTCGCATATGCAAGAATGTTTAGGCGCGCCGCAATCTACGATCTCCCAGCATCTTCAGAAATTGCGCGCCGCCGGTATTATCACAGGCACTCGCAAGGGCCTGGAAGTTCAATACCAAGTCAGCGACCCTATCGTGGTAAAGCTCATTCATGTTTTATTCCCCGATTCCAAATAA